From the genome of Stanieria cyanosphaera PCC 7437:
CATTGCCGATTATAATTACAGTCTCCAGCGACTAAAATCGGCTAATTCCCAATCCAATTGCGTTCCTTGGGGATTTTGAGCGTCCATTTGTAAAATTAGTATATATAGATTCTCAAGGTAAAAACATTATGACAACATTAGCCAAATGGTCGGTCGATGATTATCATCTCATGATTGAAAGCGGAGTTTTAAATAACCGCTCTGTAGAATTATTAGAAGGAGAAATTATTGAAATAAGTCCCGAAGGACCATTACACAGGTTCACTAACGATGCAGTTGCTGAATACTTGCGAGAATTGCTGCGCGGTCGAGCAAAAGTATTTGAGGCACACCCAATTACCTTGACTAATTCCCCCCATTCGTCCCGTCAGGGCGGGATAATAAGGGCAAGCGAGCCAGAACCCGATATTGCCGTAGTCCGCCTGCCCAATAGCAATTATTTGACTCATCATCCCTATCCCGAAGATATTTATTGGTTAATAGAAATCTCCAACACTACTCTAGAAGAAGACTTGGGTAGAAAGAAAAAAATCTACGCTAATGCAAGTATCGATGAATATTGGGTTATTAACTTAAAAACAACAGAAATAATTATTTTTAGAGAGCCATCTGGTAACGATTACAAAACCAAGTTTACCCTCGACCGAGGTACAATTACTCCCATTACCTTTCCCGAGCTTCAAATTGAAGTAGCAAGAATACTAGGACAAGTTTAATTTAAATTTTATTGATCGTAATTTTCGTTCGACTCGTTCGTTCCATACTCTAATTCTAAAACTGCCAGCAACTTCTCTTCTAAAGCAGTCAGTTCTGGTCGAGTAATTTTAGCCAATCCCTTCAGAACCCAAAGTGCAGCCTCATCTAATTGTCCCGTTTCGTGTAAATCGTTCATCCGAAAGCCAATTTCTTTTAACTGTCGGCATTGTTGCCGAGAAAAATCGAGCGAGCTGAGATTTTCACCCCGCAGCAGATACCGCTCGTTCCAAGTATCGACCAAACAGCTAAATTCGTACACTTCACTCACAATACACCAACAGCCACTTTTCCCGCGCAATTCGGGATTATCCTTAGCTAGAATCTGGCAAACTTCCCCGACTCGAAAAGATATCGGTGCCGAATTCTTCTCCTTCATGCGCCGTACTACATCCTTTACTATCCTTCCCGTCGGCACTTTACCCCCCGCTTCTTCTACCGCAGTCTCCCAAGCTGAGGGTTGTGACTCCCACTCTAGTTGAGTTAAGGGTTGTACTTGACCCTCTTTAGTGGGCAAAATGTGCAAAAATTTTACACATTTTTCACTTAGATTATCGTAAATTAAAGCAGCTTCGATCAACTGATAGGGACGACGGCGAGTATAATCAAAGCGATCGCGACAGTAATCTTCAAAAGTCGCGTGAGTCGAACGATATAACTTGCGATCGCGTAACTCCATCAATGCCATGCCAGCCTCGTAAAATGCCCGTTCGACTTTTCTCTCCAATGAATAGCGGTCGCTTTCTTCCTCCACTGTAAGGGGAGCGATTGGTATCACTGCTAGTTCGCCACTTTTACTCGAAGATTTTCTTTTTTTTCGCCATTGCCTTGTCGAGCGCGCCATCTCTTGTTTCTCCGATGATGCTTAAATTATTTTACCCTGTCACCACCAAAGCAAGAGATGCACAAACCAACATCAATTACGAAAACATAGGGTTTGACTTCAGAATAACTCTTGGAAACATCAATTCTCAAGAGCTATTTTACCCGCCCTTATAACCCAAGAATTTTTTGTAAAAACTTTTTTTCTAACTCCAAAGTGCCTAAAGTGACAGAAGCGTTTCATTAGCGATCGCTAATAATGAATAAAAGAAACTCGGCAGATTATTGGTTCATATGAACTGAAAAAGTTGAGTTTCTTAGGAGAGAGATAGAAGAGATTGCCCTCAAGCGATAGATTAAATTTATCCAATTTCAGCTACTTCAATTAATGCTTCTCCAGCATAATGGGTAGAAATTTGAATTGTTACTTTCTTTTCAAGTTTGTTCAGAAACCCAAACAGACGAGCTTCTGAAAACAGATGATATTTACCTTTCATAAGGTTAGAAACTTCTGGCTGTTTGATATCGAGCAGCTTGGCAATTTCTTGCTGCTTTAGATTACGGCTTTCTAAAATACGGCGCACAGTAACTCCTAGTTTGGCACGAGTAAGAAGTTCTTCGGCATCTTCTAAACCCATATCTGCGAATACATTACCACTGCTTGGAGTAAATTCAATTGGTGTCATATCTTCACTCATCATTAATTCTCCTTCGATCTCTCAACTGCTGTTTTATAACGTTTCTTGATTAAATCAATATCCTTTTTTACTTCTTCTGGAAAGCTTTTTACTTGTTTTAAACTATCTCCCATCCAAACAACGGATTTTTCCATTTTATAAGTAAATACTTATAATTTTAATTATTGAGATTATACTCTACATACTTATCAAATAAAAAATTGTGATTCTGTAATGTGTAAAATTTTTGCACATTTGATTGGCGATCGCTTTCTTCGCTTACTAACAAAGTCGATCGATAATCTTCAAGAAATGAGAAAATAATTAAAAAACTCTAAAAAAACTGCTCGTGAGCTACCTGCTATATTCCCAAGCTCAACAGTTAAAGTTACACGAACCCGTTCCCGTTACCCTTCATCCCGCCGCAGTTTACCTCAGTTCTCTCAGTCAAGGGTCGCGTCGTTCGATGCTGTCTTCCCTCAATGCGATCGCCCATCTGTTGACTGAGGGAGAATGCGATGCTTTTTCTTTAGATTGGTCGAAGTTACGCTATCATCACACCGCAGCAGTTAGAACCGCCCTCAAACAAAGACTCGCTCCCGCTACTACTAATAAAATGTTAGTGGCTTTGCGTCGGGTACTGACTGAAGCCTATCGTTTGGATTTAATTGATGCTAAAGACTATCATAAAGCAGTAGATATTGCCAATGTTAAAGGAACGGGTCAGTTAAGGGGTCGCGCTTTAACTCGTGCCGAAATTGAAAGTTTGATCGAGTGTTGTTACCAACGAAGAGATGCGATCTCCCTTAGAGATGCTGCCGTAATTGCTATCTTACGTTGTGGTGGCATTAGGCGACAGGAAATAGTTCAACTGAAATTAGAAGATTTAGATTTAGCAACTGGAGAATTAACCATTCGTCGGGGAAAAGGAGGCAAATTTAGGCTGGTTTATCTAACTCCTGAAGCGATGGACATGGTTGAAGATTGGTTAGAAATAAGGGGCAAGCTACCAGGACCTTTAATCTGTCCCGTCAATAAGGGAGGAAAGGTCATTTTGCGTCACTTTGCTGCCGATGGTGATGGAATCTATAAATTAGTCAAAGCTAGAGCAATGATGGCAGGAGTCAAACATTTTTCTCCCCATGATTTTCGGCGGACTTTCTGTAGCGATCTCTTAGCAGAAGGTGAAGATGTATTTACCGTACAGGAATTGGCTGGTCATGCTTCCCCCGCCACTACTGCTAAATACGACCGTCGCGGTGAAGGTAGAAAACGTAGGGCAGTCAAGCGGTTGAAGTTTAGATGTTGACACTCCCACGGCTACGGCTAACGCCTAAAGCCATGGGATTCTTCTATCATCGAGTTTCCGTTAGACAACAGGGTTGCCCCAACTGCCCAAGAGGGAATCTCTCCAGAAGCGTTTAGGGATTGCTCCCATGTTCCTGCGTGTCCCGCAGTACGTAAGGCTTTCTGCAAAACGTTGGCTGCTGCGTTTTTATCCCTACACATCTGGGTTAAACAGACATTGCATCGGTGAGTACGGGTACTTAAACTTTTTTGTACTTTATTCCCGCAAACACTACAGTCAACTGTCGTATAGTGAGGGGGTACAGCGACGGTTACTTTGCCGAACTTAACCCCAAAGTATTCAATCCAATAGCGTAGTCTACTCCAGCCTATATCCTGTATAGATTTAGCTAATTTAGGATTGCGTACCATATTCTTCACTTTTAAATCTTCATAGGCGACAAAATCTGCCGATTTCGTTACGCAACGGGCTACTCTCTTAGCCCATTCTTCACGCTGCCTACTTACTTTAAGGTGAAGTTTTGCTAGTTTAGTTCTAGCTTTTTTGTAGTTGTTAGATTGAGGTTGACCTTTACGGTACTTTTTAGATACCCGACGCTGTAGTTTAGCTAGTCGTTTCTCCGAAGACCTGTAGAATCTGGGATTTGGCTCACTATGCCCTGTGTTATCAACATACGCAAACTTTAATCCCATATCTAGACCTATGGCTTTACCTGTAGGCTCGACGTTTTCTTTGTTATCTACGTCAATAGAAAACTGACAGTAATACCCATCTGCTTTACGAACTAATCGAACTCGTTTGATTAACTTGTTTTCGTAGAAACGTAGGTCATGAGTACCTATCAGCTTCACTCGACCTATAGCTTTCTTGTCGGAAAAAACAATATGCTTACAGGTAATTCTATCTAGCTTCCAACCAGTAGTTTTATATTCTACAGAGCGAACGTTTTTCTTAAAGCGCGGGTATCCTTTTTTGCCTGGTACTTTTTTCTTGCAGTTGTCAAAAAACCTTGCAATCGCAGACCAAGCTCTTTCTGCTGCGGATTGTCTTGCCATTGAGTTTAATTCGTTAGCAAAGCTAAAGTCATCAGCCAACACCTTGCAATACTTGTTGAGGTCGTAACGTCCTACTCCTTTATTGTCCATCCAGAATCTTAGACATTTGTTTCTGATGAACTGAGTAGTTCTAATCGCCTCATCTATCGCTCGGTATTGTTCTGTTTTAGCTTTAACCTTAAACTCTAAGACAATCATGTTTATGTCAAGCTTACTGACATAAGATAGTATAGCATAGTAAGAAGGCACTTAAAAGGAGGGGCTGTGTGCTGAACTTGGTTCAGCACTTTATAAGCCCCGTTGCCGAGTAGCGTGTATCCAACTGCTGAAGCGAGTTGGTTTTACGCTGCCCGTTGTCTCTATAATTTAAGGTCATAAAACTAGACGAGCGGTTGAATCTTTTCAATCTCCCCTCCTTCTTTTTGCATGACCCGATATAGCTCGTTCGCCCTTTGCATATTTAACCAGAAATCAGGAGATGTATTAAAATATTTGGCTAATCTCAAAGCAGTACTGGTTGTAATTCCCCTCTTACCATTAATCAGTTCGTTAATCCTTTGATAGCTTACTCCAATTCCATCAGCGAGTTGTTGCTGGGTCAATCCCATTGGTTCTAAGAATTCTTCTTTCAACATCTCACCAGGACTGGTAGGGGGTCTATTAGTTGGGATATTAACCATAAGCTTACTTCTCAATGATAATCTACAATTTCAACATCTTTAATACCATCGTCTGACCAGATAAAACAAATTCTGTACTGGTCGTTAATGCGAATACTGTGTTGTCCTTCTCGGCTGCCTTTTAAAGCCTCTAATCGATTCTTAGGTGGAGAACGCAAATCATTTAAGCTAGCTGCACTCATCTAATTGGTCGAGCTTTCGTCTCGCTATTTTCCATAGATTTTGAGGGCAAACTTTCCGCGCATACTTTGTATCATCTCCATTAAAAATATCGGCGTTGCTGAATGAGTAAGGATTTAGGCGATCGCCTACTGTCCATAATAGTATTCCAGGTTTCCAATGATTTACTACTGTCCAAACCCACACCTTATTCTTTTTGTTCCCGATAAATGTTTGTAACTCATCTATCTCGGTTATCTCAGGAATTTCTTCTCCATCTGGAGCATCGGGTAATTTAATTCCCTCTTCTTTAATCCAATTCATGACTGTGGTGTGGTGAATTTCTATGACTCTCTCAATACCTCTTAAACCCATTCCATTTAGATACATTTTGAGACATAGTTGTCTAACTTCAGGTGGATAGCTCCGCTCTATTGGCGATTCAACAAACTGTCTTCCACAATCTCGGCATTTGTAGCATTGTTTTCGACGACGAAGACCGTTTTTAGTTACTCTTTGTGAGTTGCATCTGGGACATTTCATCTCTTCATTATGCCAAAAACATCATTACTCATTCAGCAACGCCATATTTCCCTTTGTCCGTAGCGGTAGCGATCGCTTCGCGGATATCCTTAACTCCAGCTAGAACGGCGTTAATAGCTATAAAATGAGCGCGGGTGGTTTGAGCGATGATGCGAGCTAGAGTAGTTTTACCCGTTCCTGGAGGACCAAAAAAAATTAGTGAAGATAACTGGTCGGCGACAATGGCACGACGGAGTAAGCGTCCCTCACCAACGATATGGTCTTGCCCCACAAATTCATCTAGAGTTCGGGGTCGCATTCGATCTGCTAGGGGTGCTTCAGATTTGACTTTTTGTTGATAACTTTGCTCGAATAAGTCCATCTATTTTGGATTTTAAAACATTTAGTTGCAGAAATTTGGTAATTTTGTCTCTCTCTATTTAACAAGGTTTTAATTCCCGACAGTTTACCAATACTTCTTTGCCATAAGTATCTCTAATTTTTGCCACTATACCAGTAGTAGCTTGTACGATCCATGTTCCTTTAGCTTTTAACCATTCAACTATTGTTCCTGGTTGAATAAGAGGTTCGGGTTCTTTTGTCCTGTCCATCCCTGGAGATAAATTATTATCTTTCCCTATAGTGGACACAGAATAAATATCGGTAGTAGAGTCTACTTGAGTTATGCTTTTATCTCTTTGCAGCCAACTGGCAAATATCTCTTCCCTACAATCATTGGGAGGCTCAAAGAGATAAACCCTCTCTCGTTTATCTCTCGAACCTAAGCGACCAATACAGGTTAACTTGAGTCCTAAAAGACCGAGCAGCTTCTGAACTATTTTAATTGGGGTATCTGATTCAACTATGGTTAAACCGAGGAAAGTTTTTAGTTCTCTTTTGTTGAATTGCGCGAATTCGGCAATTAGTTGTAAATTGGGATCGCTACCTCTGTATTCAACTCCTGGTTGGAGTAGTCCAATTATCAAAGTTTCCAATAATCTCAGGGAAGTAGATAGCAAACTGCGGTTAAAATCTGGCAACCATAAACGGTTTTTGGTATAAGTAGCGATCGCTCTTAACTGTCTTGAATCTCGTTCGATTAAATAGGGTCTGCCGACGGTAAGGTAATAATGGGAGA
Proteins encoded in this window:
- a CDS encoding Uma2 family endonuclease, with amino-acid sequence MTTLAKWSVDDYHLMIESGVLNNRSVELLEGEIIEISPEGPLHRFTNDAVAEYLRELLRGRAKVFEAHPITLTNSPHSSRQGGIIRASEPEPDIAVVRLPNSNYLTHHPYPEDIYWLIEISNTTLEEDLGRKKKIYANASIDEYWVINLKTTEIIIFREPSGNDYKTKFTLDRGTITPITFPELQIEVARILGQV
- a CDS encoding helix-turn-helix domain-containing protein; translated protein: MMSEDMTPIEFTPSSGNVFADMGLEDAEELLTRAKLGVTVRRILESRNLKQQEIAKLLDIKQPEVSNLMKGKYHLFSEARLFGFLNKLEKKVTIQISTHYAGEALIEVAEIG
- a CDS encoding tyrosine-type recombinase/integrase is translated as MSYLLYSQAQQLKLHEPVPVTLHPAAVYLSSLSQGSRRSMLSSLNAIAHLLTEGECDAFSLDWSKLRYHHTAAVRTALKQRLAPATTNKMLVALRRVLTEAYRLDLIDAKDYHKAVDIANVKGTGQLRGRALTRAEIESLIECCYQRRDAISLRDAAVIAILRCGGIRRQEIVQLKLEDLDLATGELTIRRGKGGKFRLVYLTPEAMDMVEDWLEIRGKLPGPLICPVNKGGKVILRHFAADGDGIYKLVKARAMMAGVKHFSPHDFRRTFCSDLLAEGEDVFTVQELAGHASPATTAKYDRRGEGRKRRAVKRLKFRC
- a CDS encoding RNA-guided endonuclease InsQ/TnpB family protein; this encodes MIVLEFKVKAKTEQYRAIDEAIRTTQFIRNKCLRFWMDNKGVGRYDLNKYCKVLADDFSFANELNSMARQSAAERAWSAIARFFDNCKKKVPGKKGYPRFKKNVRSVEYKTTGWKLDRITCKHIVFSDKKAIGRVKLIGTHDLRFYENKLIKRVRLVRKADGYYCQFSIDVDNKENVEPTGKAIGLDMGLKFAYVDNTGHSEPNPRFYRSSEKRLAKLQRRVSKKYRKGQPQSNNYKKARTKLAKLHLKVSRQREEWAKRVARCVTKSADFVAYEDLKVKNMVRNPKLAKSIQDIGWSRLRYWIEYFGVKFGKVTVAVPPHYTTVDCSVCGNKVQKSLSTRTHRCNVCLTQMCRDKNAAANVLQKALRTAGHAGTWEQSLNASGEIPSWAVGATLLSNGNSMIEESHGFRR
- a CDS encoding HigA family addiction module antitoxin → MVNIPTNRPPTSPGEMLKEEFLEPMGLTQQQLADGIGVSYQRINELINGKRGITTSTALRLAKYFNTSPDFWLNMQRANELYRVMQKEGGEIEKIQPLV